The region CCCTGATAACTTGTGTATGTATGATTCGACATGTGAATTTGCAATGAAATAAGGCATGCTTTGAGCCCAAGTTTGACCAAACAAGTGGAAGGAAGCAGTCATCACCTCGTCCATGAAGTAGAAGAACTTGTTGGCTAGGCCAGTGAGCATCTTCTTGCGTTCATCGCTCTCACAGGAGGAGATCACACGGCTGAGGTCAATATACAAGAAGGTGGCCTTCAGCCGGAGGTCCCTCCCAACCAGGTCCCATGAGTCTTCGTCTTCAATCTCcaaatcctccttcatggagaagaGTTCGATGGCGCAGTTGTTGATCCGGCAAACACATCCCTTCAATTCAGTCCCAAAATCCATCAGTAATTTGTACTGCTTCCTCTGGCCccgatttctgtatgaaaaagatcAAAGCCTATCAGTCCATTTATAGATAGAATGGGCAGTGTTGGGGAACGAGGGGAGGACACATGAAGGAGGGAGAAATGAAAGGAAACTGCTGATTCTTGGACACTAAGGAAGCAGCAGGTGTCGACAAGTGCATGAAAAAGACAAAGACCAGGTTGGTCAAAGGGAGGATACAGGATGGGTCAGTGGTGACGCGCTTGAAACGCAGGAAAGAGGACACGTTTAGGTAACGGGTGCCTTGCAGCCTTGAAGGACCGGAGAGCAAGAGAGGTGGCAGCAGAGAAAGCCATAAGAAATTGCAGACAGGCAATTTATGAGGGTAGTCATATTAATACAACTAAACTCCTGCAACCAGCCAACCATACgtcttttctcttctttctctcaaGCAAGCAATGACAACAACTCAATATGCAATGTGTTTTGCCATTTCCATTTTAGCAATAAAGTTATTCATCAATTCGCAGGAAAAGAATACAAATTCAATGACCAGGCAGCACGAAAGATCAGAATCGTTGGAGTGGGCCAAAAGATCAGCTCAGAATAACCATAAATAATTTTATACAAGCAAACAATTCAATACACAGGCCTTCATTATAAAGAGAGTTCACATTTGAACATGTGAAGAATATGCTAATTTGTTTTATTAGCACTTCTAATGAGAAAAAAAAAGTGTGCTTTCTCGTGTGTTCCTAAAAACAATTGTACAGAACATCCAAAAACAACGGCATGCTTCATGATTGTGCTCGCCTGCTAAAGCTCGGTATATCCTTAAAAGGTTCTTTTTATCTAGACAACGATATCCTTCTAAAGTTAAAATCTTAGTATATGGAACTTATATGAGAAGCTATCCCTGAGAGCCCAGCTGTAGTTTTAGGGAGTTACCCATATTCATCTTATGTGCAACTTCAGATGTAATTCCTATTGCTATTGCAAAAGTGTGACAGGTTAAAGCTTTCGACTTTCGGTTTCTAGTAGCAATTGAGTAAGCATAGTAAGTAACGGCAAAACACTTTTCCTAGCTTAGTTTGTATTCACTTTGACCTACAATTTGGCTTATAACCATCACTGAACAACCAATTCAAGCTGCCTTCCTTTCTCTTCTATCCACTCCCCATACCTTTCAAGAATATAAAAAATGATGGTAAAGAAAATTCTGAATTACATATGTTCACTGAGAAGCTGAGTTGTGGGTCCTACATATTTTCTTTTTGTAGCGTGGATTTTACATATTCTTCAATCACTGTCCTAGTGTTCAGAATAGTAAGAGGATGGGGGTAGACAAAGATAGCAACTGATTGCAATAGCTTGCGAAAACGAAAGCCGAGGGGCCCAAACGtggttctcttctctcttttccccttTGCCTCCTTACATGGTCTGGCTGACACCTAAAATTTCACTGCCCAATACTATGGTACTAGGAATTGGAGTTTTGACATGTTTAATATAATAACCCTATAATGAATGTACAAGGACATGGTTGTGGCTGGGGCTGCAGAACAGTAATGCCACCGAAAAGCAACGGAACAAAAGGAACAGTGCTACAAATAAAGGGGAACAGGACAGATATTCTATCCATTAAGTTGCAGAGACGGAAAGAAATCCACGGTACCAAGTAGAAA is a window of Triticum dicoccoides isolate Atlit2015 ecotype Zavitan chromosome 2B, WEW_v2.0, whole genome shotgun sequence DNA encoding:
- the LOC119364969 gene encoding photosynthetic NDH subunit of lumenal location 3, chloroplastic-like, translated to MDFGTELKGCVCRINNCAIELFSMKEDLEIEDEDSWDLVGRDLRLKATFLYIDLSRVISSCESDERKKMLTGLANKFFYFMDELGNAVKDRSAPLVQVCYSDTTHVLREVVAALVPSH